In one window of Miscanthus floridulus cultivar M001 chromosome 12, ASM1932011v1, whole genome shotgun sequence DNA:
- the LOC136498357 gene encoding uncharacterized protein — translation MMSPFWRCSIGYNSSINDLKSLGEKVKDEDFSHKFLMCLLNRFKTLRTIMFRGGLKDVSPNKVLGDVVTEDQYNDDDDEVVKKEDEEKKKKSVAFKASTSSRNKSKGKAKKEESSDEECSNDDSDDEAQALFVCKFGKMIKKKGYGARKRRDHTKKKEYVRLCYNCKCLDHVVAECPYNSDNEENEKKMKKDKKENKEKKEKKMTFKKKKGGSYVVTWDSHASLDNDDSSDDDKKASKKKALAKNESDSDDDEFSNEQLVDMLQQANSIINKKNMKCKELHNKLSALEQSFDELNATHERLMEAHEKLGKAHSKLEKAHSLLLEQDKERVVVSCDSGHNM, via the exons ATGATGAGTCCATTCtggagatgttctataggctacAATTCATCAATCAATGATCTCAAGAGTTtgggtgagaaggtgaaggatgaggacttctctcacaagttcttaaTGTGCTTGCTAAACAGATTCAAGACATTGAGAACTATCATGTTTAGAGGTGGATTAAAGGATGTATCTCCCAATAAGGTACTTGGAGATGTTGTGACTGAAGATcaatataatgatgatgatgatgaggttgtgaagaaggaagacgaagagaagaagaaaaagagtgtagcattcaaggctagcaccTCATCTAGGAACAAGAGCAAGGGCAAGGctaagaaagaagaatcaagtgatgaagaatgctccaatgatgatagtgatgatgaagcacAAGCTCTCTTTGTGTgtaagtttggcaagatgataaagaagaagggctatggtgcaagaaagagaagagatcacactaagAAAAAGGAGTATGTGAGATTATGCTACAATTGCAAGTGTctcgatcatgttgtagcggaatgtccctacaatagtgataatgaagaaaatgagaagaagatgaagaaggacaagaaggaaaataaagaaaagaaggagaagaagatgaccttcaagaagaagaagggtggctcCTATGTGGTGACATGGGATAGTCATGCTTCTTTGGAtaatgatgactcaagtgatgatgacaagaaggcatccaagaagaaggctcttgcaa agaatgaaagtgatagtgatgatgatgaattctcTAATGAACAACTTGTAGACATGCTACAACAAGCCAATTCAATAATTAACAAAAAGAACAtgaagtgcaaagaattgcatAATAAGCTTAgtgctcttgagcaatcctttgatgagctcaatgctactcatgagaggctaatggaagcccatgagaagcttggcaaggctcactccaagcttgagaaagctcactccttGCTTCTTGAACAAGATAAGGAAAGGGTTGTAGTGTCATGTGATAGTGGGcataacatgtga